GCTTGCAAGACTGCAGTTGTAAGGGGTTTCAACACTCCTATAGTGATGATAAACGCTTTTATAGGTGCTATACGAAAACGCAATTTCTCAATGGAAGACGTTCACAAGTATTCCAAGGAACAACATACCTGAGATTGCCCAGAAGTAATAGCTTCTCTCACAAAGAACATGACAGAGAATCTTTAAATGATCATGTTTGTTCAGTTCAACTTCAACGTGCTTATATCAAAACACAAGCAAACCATTATGTGAAGATTTTCCTGTGGTTTTCCATCACCCTTGGAGCTTTTGAAGTGATTTGTATTGTTTTGATTTGGTGTCTGGTTAGGACCAGACAAAAGTCTAATCGAGAGGGCTACCATCTTGCAGGAACAGGATTCAGAAAATATAGTTATTCAGAGTTGAAGAAGGCGACAAAGGGGTTCAGTGAAGAGATTGGAAGGGGTGCAGGAGGGGTTGTGTACAAAGGTATTTTATCAGATGAAAGACATGCAGCAATCAAGAGACTGAATGAGGCTAAACAAGGAGAAGGAGAATTCCTTGCTGAAGCGAGTCTCATTGGAAGGCTTAACCACATGAACTTGATTGAAATGTGGGGATATTGTGCTGAGGGAAAGCATAGATTGTTGGTGTATGAGTACATGGAGAAGGGTTCTTTGGCGGAAAATCTCTCATCCAACACTCTTGATTGGAGTAAGAGATTCAACATTGCCCTTGGAACAGCAAGAGTTCTGGCATATCTGCATGAAGAATGCTTGGAGTGGATTTTGCACTGTGATATAAAGCCACAGAATATACTTCTTGATGCTAATTATCAACCGAAGGTAGCAGATTTTGGCCTGTCGAAGCTACAAAACAGGAACAACTTGAACAATTCAAGTTTTTCAATGATAAGAGGAACAAGAGGGTACATGGCACCTGAGTGGGTTCTGAACTTAGCAATAACGTCGAAGGTTGATGTTTACAGCTATGGAATTGTTGTGTTGGAGATGATAACTGGGAAGAGCCCAACAACGGGTGTTCAAAACATTGATGGAGAAGAGTCGTACAATGGAAGGGTGGTGGCATGggtgagagaaaaaaagagtgGAAGATCTTGGCTACAGCATATCATTGATCCTGCACTCCAAACTAACTATAATGAATCCAAGATGGAGCTTTTAGCCAAAGTTGCTTTGGACTGTGTTGAGGAAGACAAAGATATAAGGCCAACCATGAGCCAAGTCGTTGAAATGCTTCAGAGTGTTCCTTAGTAACATTACTATGTTTCTTTCTATCTCTGTAGCCGTTCTTGTTTTCTATCTTTCATGCTTGTGTGTAGCCAGGCTCAATACTGTTTCCAAGgttatttaatttaacacaaactttgttaattattttaaagttttatcttTATAGCCTTTCCTTTTGGAATTGATTGACCTGAAAATTTCTTAACAACTAACTTATTAGTCCAAGTCTCgggaaaaataaacatataatacatGTTTTAGACTCACATTTTGATGACTTATACAGCAGTTTgatttattactaatatatgaaatattatatattttaaccataTGAAGAGCTTACTTCTTAatgtatacattttattttttttaatataccttttaaaacgtgtaaaactatttttatgtttcctttttcattcttattttgcATATAACAATTAACGCAACAATCATGCAGCGGATGCATGCACATGCACAAATATACAAGGacacaaatatatacataaacatCAATACAATTGGGTCGGATTGGTATTTTTAATAAGCCAGCTTGATTTAGTCTCACTTGTTTAACCCGACAAACTGGTGGACTAAAGAAGTGTCAACCCGCCCCTCACTcactgaattttattttttttgttcaattaaaacaattaaacagattaaattttttatattatatttttgcaaaaatataaatatacaatattattataatttaaatcattaacattgTCAAACTAAGTtccaatttttatgataataaaataatttaacatgtaaatataattattattttaatttatccaattaaaaatattaattttaatcagtTAAAAGcttagaaaatacttatatgattaaatatgctttaaatattcatttataagtatatatagaCACAAACACAGACACACAAACATAGACACACAAACATcgacacaaacacaaacacacacacacacacacacttgaACACACAAACATATAAACGTAGACACAGACAcatacaaacacacacaaacacataaGCACAAACACAAATACGCACAAacataaacacacacacacacatgcacacacacacacacaccaaacgATATTCAACTAATAGAATATGAATTGACGCCTATAAGAAGAGATGTCTTATCAGTGACTATCCTCAAATCTAAAccaaaacttatattaaaaataaaacttaagagCAATATATTAGGTCCAATTTATTACAACTCAAGTTGCACATCTACACACGTCACAATATATATGCAAGAAATTTTTTCCTCAACTCCTCACCACATATGTTAGTCTatcttatcaatgaaataaataaatatttgttataatataaGTCATTAGTGCATATTTATGCccttatttaatctttaatcaTGGATTCTTAATTGGTTATTTGGGCTTTAAACGATtgttttaattaggatttgttaTAATTAGGTTTATCGAGCATGAGATAccaaaatatgttaaaaatagcattttagttgcataaatgtgcTTTAGATATTTTGAAGTGTGTGAGTGCAATTGCACTTATAGCTAatttgagctcatggaggtgtgaaaataaatttgttaaagcTTTATGGCACCTTAAATATAAAACCAAGAATAACAAATAATCGAAACCATAAAACACCAAGCCAAGCATGGCATGAAGAAGTTTGGTTGAGCCAATTTGAATGTGGCTAAGCCTGTAAAAGGatataaacaacaaaaattggatcttgcaattttctctatctttttctaCAAAAATGACTTTGATTACTGAAATCTTTATGGTAAAAGATAATCCgacaaatatatctttagatattttattatttaatcatataagtaaatatcaaaagataatatttgCTAAATCTTTTTGAATCTGGAaagattttcttaaattattttagatctccacaacaatcaaatatatattaaaagatattggattatttaaaagataattggaGGAGATTACACTATCAGAAAGAAGagtacaacaacaaaaaaaaggcCAAAcccaatatctttataaagagACTAGGGAAACACATAAAGGGAGCATAGGAACCTTttgggggacctaatttcttccTCCCCACCATCTTTCACGCCCACCTCTATTctcttcttgttttcttttttacgtTCCATTGAGTGTTAAGCCTCTAGGGTACATTTTGTTGTAGTTTCTTAACTATCTTCTGAggttagataaaataaattttgtttgttctttttattattgttgtaatttatttttatctatgtcttttgtaaTTGAGGTTAGATGCACATTAATCacatgagttaaaaggttttaattgagactatacttttattaaatttagatacgttcatgtgattgaataagtttttgtcaataattaagattgtactttgattaaaggtaaaaaCCTATTATTGTTTTATCCCTTTATCTtactttcattattattaattttatctctttCATCTTGTCCAATTTCATTTCTTTCCTAGAtttcttcatttattatttaatattttatttattttactttactttatcttctattattgtttttaatttaattactaaccctttttgtatagttttttatgataactaatttgttaaaaattaattttgtgtttgttgGGAGGCGACTTAGGGTTGACTTTACCATTTCTATTTTGTTGGATGCTCTCCTCGCAATACTAAGTTGCTTTGTTTAGTATTAATTATATCACGTGAACGACAACATTATCAAATTTGACACAATGTCAGGGAATATGGTAGAATTTGTATCGTTTtggttcttattttattttatttttgtttataacttACATTCCCTCTCCATTTCTcctaacatttgatttttatttattttattttgttattttaattttgtatttataatttttaatcaaaatttttgtttgaggaattttgttagTAAATTTGTAAAACTAGTTAGGGAACACTTTagctaaggaaagataaggtacttaatTTGTCAATTGAGACACATATCTCTTTATtagaagtctactcaacaaccTCTCAACTTATTTGCTTTCAAAAAATctcttttaaaaatgaaaaataatttttcatatgaaaataatcaatagTGTGATTTTCAAATGAACTATGATTACCATCCACAACAACCATCATATGATGAACAACAAACCGTATTATGAGTATCCATCCCAACGATcatatgtttcatttaattctcaacaacaacaatatgTACCTAATGGACCATCTTATATGGAAGTTGTGATATTAATGGATGGAGTGAAAGAGACACTAGAGGCCATAGATGAAAGGCTGCAAGTGTAACAtctctaattttaataaactgtattatttactTTATCCTTACTTTAAAAGTAAGAGttagaaaattttgtatttttactaTGTTTTGTATTGTATCTAGATATAGtttgaacatttaaaaataaatctagtTTTAAGAAATACTATAactaagtgaaaaaaataataataataataataaaagtgagAACATAAGTAGACAAGGagataagaaaaacaaaaagaaaacaaagaaaagaaaaagaaagaagataaggagattaaaaagaataaacatcAATTTAATGCACATGTGATGACTCCTTACAAACTTTAACTTGTAAATATGTATGAATGTGATAGGAAGGTGCAAAagtaagaagagaaagaaagaaagatataAGACTATGAGATAAGATGAGTTAATGCACATGTACTACATTTAATACACATGGATTACTTTGGAAAATTTTGGCTTAGCTTTCATTAATGAAAGGAATCTTATCATAGCTTATAAATACATGGAAGAAGAAATGTAGAAAGAGtgaacactactaaaaattctcatattacatggaatttttcttgcaattttattaaaaatatttgcaagaaaagactttttttatactatttcttataagaatcttaattggcaggtaatttcTTCGTgtgtaattatttcctacaaaactataaaattcgtaagtatttcctacaaaatttgttgtgaaaagtgttttatacaaaatattttgcaaaaaaaatggtagtaatttcctacaaaatttttttcataacaaaatttataagtatttcctacaaaaaaaaaaatcaaaacaaaattagtaggaaatatgaatttttttagtagtggaaTGTGAGttaagtgagaaagaaagaagaaaagatataaatacatataaagagagaggaagagagagaaagttgGAATGGAAGATTTGAAAGAGATCTTATTCTTATAGAAGTATTGTTAATGTGTCCCCTCAACTATTAAGATAAGGGCAGAGTGAGATTAAGCTCTtcttatattaatcttgataaactcatgtatgttataattatctttgatttattttgaatttatttgctttcattcaattgttatcttctttatttatttatatttatattatttaatctaTATCTAACTACGCATTGGtcctatctaattattttattttagtttaccTTTAGTTATGCACTAgtcatgtttatatttattttattttatttgtctccagttatgcactagtcttgtttatttattttggtaatttatctctagttacatATTGGTTCTATTTGTTCATTTCATTTATCTCTAGTTTTATATGGGTCCTTatgttaatttataatttattttattttataacattctaatttgtatatatttaaatatttaaagtcttgatttgattcttattttgttttatcattattttataatttgaaaaatataaaaataaagtaaagtaGATATTATTTTATGCAGTGAGTTTggataaaagaaagttatt
This region of Vigna unguiculata cultivar IT97K-499-35 chromosome 5, ASM411807v1, whole genome shotgun sequence genomic DNA includes:
- the LOC114184293 gene encoding putative receptor protein kinase ZmPK1, with product MGFSISLFFLLLPLSFQFSSSLFSLIKGSSLSVEKQAHDFILSPNKMFCAGFFQVGENAFSFAIWFNEPDTHNPTTVVWMASRDQPVNGKLSKLSLLNSGNIVLVDAGQITTWSSNTASHAPVKLHLQDDGNLVLDDPQGTILWKSFDFPTDTLLPGQPLTRYTQLVSSRSESNHSSGFYKFFFDDDNVLGLQYDGPDVSSSYWPQPWLISWDAGRTNFNSSRIGVLNSLGLFSSTDNFSFVTSDYGTVLQRRLKVECDGNVRVYSRNNVLQNWYVSWQAISSGCVPHGICGPNSFCVYVHASGRKCLCLPGHRLKNHSDWSQGCEPLFQLTCHRNESMFLEIPNVEFYGYDNHYVEISNYSACESLCLQDCSCKGFQHSYSDDKRFYRCYTKTQFLNGRRSQVFQGTTYLRLPRSNSFSHKEHDRESLNDHVCSVQLQRAYIKTQANHYVKIFLWFSITLGAFEVICIVLIWCLVRTRQKSNREGYHLAGTGFRKYSYSELKKATKGFSEEIGRGAGGVVYKGILSDERHAAIKRLNEAKQGEGEFLAEASLIGRLNHMNLIEMWGYCAEGKHRLLVYEYMEKGSLAENLSSNTLDWSKRFNIALGTARVLAYLHEECLEWILHCDIKPQNILLDANYQPKVADFGLSKLQNRNNLNNSSFSMIRGTRGYMAPEWVLNLAITSKVDVYSYGIVVLEMITGKSPTTGVQNIDGEESYNGRVVAWVREKKSGRSWLQHIIDPALQTNYNESKMELLAKVALDCVEEDKDIRPTMSQVVEMLQSVP